A single region of the Lepus europaeus isolate LE1 chromosome 1, mLepTim1.pri, whole genome shotgun sequence genome encodes:
- the GPC1 gene encoding glypican-1, which produces MALRARRWWLLCAAAALVSCARGDPASKSRSCSEVRQIYGAKGFSLSDVPQAEISGEHLRICPHGYTCCTSEMEENLANRSRGELETALRESGRGLQAMLATQLHSFDDHFQQLLNDSERALHAAFPGAFGPLYTQNTKAFSDLYAELRLYYRGANLHLEETLADFWARLLERLFRQLHPQLLLPDDYLDCLGKQAEALRPFGEAPRELRLRATRAFVAARAFVQGLGVAGDVVRRVAQVPLGPECSRAVMKLLYCAHCLGVPGARPCPDYCRNVLKGCLANQADLDAEWRNLLDSMVLITDKFWGPSGAESVLGGVHLWLAEAVSTLQDNRDSLTAKVIQGCGNPKVNPQSTGPEEKRRRGKLTLQEKPPSGTLAKLVSEAKAQLRDVQDFWISLPGTLCSEKMAVSSGSDDRCWNGMAKGRYLPEVMGDGLANQINNPEVEVDITKPDMTIRQQIMQLKIMTNRLRGAFSGNDVDFQDASDDSSGSGSGGGCPEDVCGRRAGRKSSGSRTPLTHALPGLSEREGQKTTGAGCSRPQASLLLLLSPVLAAAGPRWR; this is translated from the exons GCGAGCACCTGCGGATCTGCCCTCACGGCTACACCTGCTGCACCAGTGAGATGGAGGAGAACCTGGCGAACCGCAGCCGCGGGGAGCTGGAGACGGCGCTGCGGGAGAGCGGCCGCGGCCTGCAGGCCATGCTGGCCACCCAACTGCACAGCTTTGACG ACCACTTCCAGCAGCTGCTGAACGACTCGGAGCGGGCGCTGCACGCCGCCTTCCCCGGGGCCTTCGGGCCGCTGTACACACAGAACACCAAGGCCTTCAGCGACCTGTACGCCGAGCTGCGCCTCTACTACCGCGGCGCCAACCTGCACCTGGAGGAGACGCTGGCCGACTTCTGGGCGCGCCTGCTCGAGCGCCTCTTCCGGCAGCTGcacccccagctgctgctgcccgaCGACTACCTGGACTGCCTGGGCAAGCAGGCCGAGGCGCTGCGGCCGTTCGGCGAGGCCCCGCGCGAGCTGCGCCTGCGGGCCACCCGCGCCTTCGTGGCAGCCCGCGCCTTCGTGCAGGGCCTGGGCGTGGCCGGCGACGTGGTCCGCAGGGTGGCGCAG GTGCCCCTGGGCCCCGAGTGCTCCCGGGCGGTCATGAAGCTGCTGTACTGTGCGCACTGCCTGGGGGTCCCCGGCGCCCGGCCCTGCCCCGACTACTGCCGGAACGTGCTCAAGGGCTGCCTGGCCAACCAGGCCGACCTGGACGCCGAGTGGAGGAACCTCCTGG ACTCCATGGTGCTCATCACTGACAAGTTCTGGGGCCCCTCGGGCGCGGAGAGCGTCCTCGGCGGCGTGCACCTGTGGCTGGCAGAGGCCGTCAGCACCCTCCAGGACAACAGAGACTCGCTCACGGCCAAG GTCATCCAGGGCTGTGGGAACCCCAAGGTCAACCCCCAGAGCACTGGGCCCGAGGAGAAACGGCGCCGGGGCAAGCTCACGCTGCAGGAGAAGCCTCCGTCAGGCACGCTGGCCAAGCTG GTCTCCGAGGCCAAGGCCCAGCTCCGCGACGTCCAGGACTTCTGGATCAGCCTGCCAGGGACGCTGTGCAGCGAGAAGATGGCCGTGAGCTCTGGCAGCGACGACCGCTGCTGGAACGGCATGGCCAAGGGCCG gtacCTCCCCGAGGTGATGGGTGACGGCCTGGCCAACCAGATCAACAACCCCGAGGTGGAGGTGGACATCACCAAGCCAGACATGACCATCCGCCAGCAGATCATGCAGCTCAAGATCATGACCAACCGGCTGCGCGGCGCCTTCAGCGGCAACGACGTGGACTTCCAGGACGCCA gTGACGACAGCAGCGGCTCGGGCAGCGGCGGTGGCTGCCCGGAGGACGTGTGCGGCCGGAGGGCGGGCAGGAAGAGCTCGGGCTCGCGGACGCCCCTGACCCACGCCCTGCCTGGCCTGTCGGAGCGCGAGGGGCAGAAGACCACAGGCGCCGGCTGCTCCCGGCCCCAGGCCTCGCTGCTCCTGCTCCTGAGCCCGGTCCTGGCAGCGGCCGGGCCCCGGTGGCGGTAA